One window of Chloroflexus aggregans DSM 9485 genomic DNA carries:
- a CDS encoding MoaD/ThiS family protein, with translation MAVTVTIPTALRQYAGGNASVTLDASDVGGLIRGLVELYPALGRHLLDDQGRLRSFVNLYVGDEDIRYLDGEATPLRDGDTVSIIPAIAGGGRR, from the coding sequence ATGGCAGTAACGGTAACAATTCCCACAGCACTGCGCCAATATGCCGGTGGTAATGCCAGTGTTACGCTCGACGCGAGTGATGTTGGTGGATTAATTCGCGGCCTTGTCGAGCTGTATCCGGCGTTAGGTCGCCATTTGCTCGACGATCAGGGTCGGTTGCGCAGTTTCGTCAATCTCTACGTTGGCGATGAAGATATTCGCTACCTCGATGGTGAAGCAACACCGTTGCGTGATGGCGATACGGTGAGCATTATTCCGGCAATTGCCGGTGGAGGACGGCGATGA
- the moeB gene encoding molybdopterin-synthase adenylyltransferase MoeB, with protein sequence MSEVTLSNEEIARYSRHLIMPEVGMAGQRRLKQGSVLLIGTGGLGSPLALYLAAAGVGHIGLVDFDVVDASNLQRQIVHGTGTVGIAKTESAKRRLQDLNPYIEITTHETRITSENALELMRPYDVIVDGTDNFPTRYLTNDACVLLGKPNVYGSIFRFEGQVTVFSARDGGPCYRCLYPEPPPPGLVPSCAEGGVLGVLPGVIGTIQATEVIKLLIGIGEPLIGRLLLYDALAMRFRELKLRRNPSCPVCGDHPTITELIDYEQFCGLVEEPTLSNQFEITPRELAEWLERPDRPFLLDVRNPYEVAIASIPGTDKLIPIDQLPERINELDSAREMVVYCRSGARSGRAVELLKSVGFRKVKNLVGGILRWADEVDPSLPKY encoded by the coding sequence ATGAGCGAGGTAACCCTTTCAAACGAAGAAATTGCCCGATATTCGCGCCATCTGATAATGCCTGAAGTTGGGATGGCCGGTCAACGCCGACTCAAACAAGGCAGTGTCCTGCTCATCGGTACCGGTGGGCTTGGTTCGCCGTTAGCTCTCTATCTGGCCGCCGCAGGTGTTGGTCATATTGGGCTGGTCGATTTTGACGTGGTTGATGCTTCAAATTTGCAGCGTCAGATAGTGCATGGCACCGGTACCGTCGGGATCGCGAAGACCGAATCGGCCAAGCGTCGTCTGCAAGACCTTAATCCGTATATCGAGATTACGACACATGAGACACGGATTACTTCGGAGAATGCGTTGGAGTTGATGCGTCCCTACGACGTAATCGTAGACGGTACCGACAATTTTCCGACCCGTTACCTGACGAACGATGCCTGTGTGCTACTGGGCAAACCAAACGTCTATGGCAGCATCTTCCGCTTTGAGGGGCAAGTCACGGTCTTTTCGGCGCGGGATGGCGGGCCGTGCTACCGCTGCCTCTACCCCGAACCGCCGCCGCCGGGGTTGGTGCCGAGCTGCGCTGAGGGTGGCGTGTTAGGGGTGCTGCCCGGCGTGATCGGTACTATTCAAGCCACAGAAGTGATAAAATTGCTCATAGGCATCGGCGAGCCGTTGATTGGCCGGCTGTTGCTCTACGATGCGCTGGCAATGCGCTTCCGCGAGCTCAAGCTGCGCCGCAACCCGTCATGCCCGGTCTGCGGTGATCATCCAACGATCACTGAGCTGATCGACTATGAGCAGTTTTGTGGTCTTGTAGAGGAGCCTACGTTGTCGAACCAATTTGAGATCACGCCCCGCGAACTGGCGGAATGGCTGGAGCGGCCCGACCGCCCCTTCTTGCTCGATGTCCGTAACCCCTATGAGGTGGCGATTGCCTCGATCCCCGGCACCGATAAGCTGATCCCGATTGATCAGTTGCCCGAGCGGATCAACGAACTCGACTCGGCGCGTGAGATGGTGGTCTACTGCCGCAGTGGCGCGCGCAGTGGCCGCGCAGTCGAATTGCTCAAGAGCGTGGGGTTCCGCAAGGTGAAGAATCTGGTTGGCGGTATTCTACGCTGGGCCGACGAAGTGGATCCATCTTTGCCGAAGTATTAA
- a CDS encoding M67 family metallopeptidase — protein MALILPAKALATIVAHAETTYPDECVGLLVGTLNGEHKTVLEVVTLENRWSGQLQLAITDDPTSRRDRFYLDPRDYLRVERSARAAGYEIIGCYHSHPDAAAIPSERDRIGAQAISGSGFSFVIQSVRNGVAAELTSWLLVNEGTRFIAEPVEVATAE, from the coding sequence ATGGCACTGATTCTTCCGGCGAAGGCGCTAGCAACGATTGTTGCTCATGCCGAAACAACCTATCCCGATGAATGTGTTGGATTGCTGGTCGGTACGTTGAACGGTGAACACAAGACGGTGTTAGAAGTGGTAACGCTCGAAAATCGATGGAGTGGGCAGCTACAACTGGCCATCACCGATGATCCGACTTCGCGGCGCGATCGCTTCTACCTCGACCCACGCGATTATTTGCGCGTTGAACGCTCGGCGCGTGCTGCGGGCTATGAAATCATTGGTTGTTACCATTCACACCCGGATGCGGCTGCCATTCCCTCCGAGCGCGATCGGATTGGCGCACAGGCGATCAGTGGTTCAGGCTTTTCGTTTGTTATTCAATCTGTGCGTAACGGTGTTGCCGCCGAGCTGACCTCATGGTTACTCGTGAACGAAGGTACACGCTTTATTGCTGAGCCGGTGGAAGTTGCCACTGCCGAATGA